One stretch of Thalassovita sp. DNA includes these proteins:
- a CDS encoding carboxymuconolactone decarboxylase family protein yields MLDTDKTDITFTYHTKDTAPEASKPLIDQTVAEFGGLISLHALFAESPVTYETYQKAFDLFLKHSSFTLLEAQVVFMTSNFINRCHYCMAGHTMMMKRAKMPDDVIDDLREGRTLADPKLAALQSFARELLEKRGHIGDDRLQAFLDAGYDRKAALDVLTGLAAKLISNFTNALAHTRLDRGMEKYAWVHPDDR; encoded by the coding sequence ATGCTCGACACCGATAAGACCGACATCACCTTTACCTATCACACAAAGGACACCGCTCCTGAGGCATCGAAACCGCTGATTGATCAGACCGTGGCCGAATTCGGCGGTCTGATCAGCCTGCACGCGCTGTTTGCCGAAAGCCCGGTGACTTACGAGACCTATCAAAAGGCGTTCGACCTGTTCCTCAAGCACAGCTCGTTCACGTTGCTCGAGGCGCAGGTGGTCTTCATGACTTCGAACTTCATCAATCGCTGCCATTACTGCATGGCCGGGCACACGATGATGATGAAACGGGCCAAGATGCCCGATGACGTCATTGACGATCTGCGCGAAGGCCGAACGCTGGCCGACCCCAAGCTGGCGGCCTTACAAAGCTTTGCCCGAGAGTTGCTTGAGAAGCGCGGCCATATCGGCGACGACCGCCTGCAGGCGTTTCTGGATGCGGGCTATGACCGCAAGGCGGCGCTGGACGTGCTGACGGGACTGGCTGCCAAGCTGATCTCGAACTTCACCAATGCACTGGCCCACACGCGACTGGATCGCGGCATGGAAAAATACGCCTGGGTGCATCCCGACGATCGTTGA